CGCACTGGAAGTAACGATGGGAAATGTTATGAGCAGAGAAATGATCATGAAAGAATATATCGATGCGATACGATGCCGATACGATTATATCCTGATCGACTGTATGCCGAGCCTTGGTATGATGACAATCAATGCACTGGTTTCTTCCGATTCTGTGCTGATACCTGTGCAAGCCGCATATCTGCCGGTGAAAGGACTTCAGCAGCTGATCAAGACCATTCTTACAGTAAAGAAAAGACTGAATCGGAAACTGGCGATTGAGGGCATTCTCCTGACCATGGTAGATTTCAGAACCAATTACGCAAGGGATATTGCATCGAGAGTACATACAACCTACGGAAGTCAGATCGAGGTATTTGAAAATGTGATCCCGATGTCTGTAAAAGCTGCTGAGACCAGTGCAGAGGGAAAAAGTATCTACATGCACTGTCCGAAAGGAAAGGTTGCCGAAGCATATATGAACTTAACACAGGAGGTTTTGAAGAATGAAAAATAGAAGTGGCGAAAAGATTAAGCTGGCAAGTATTGACGAACTGCTCGGAGTAGTAAATGAAGAATCTGCAATGGAGATAGAGATCAGTAAGATCCATCCGTTTAAGAATCATCCGTTCAAGGTGCTGGATGATGAAAAGATGCAGGATCTGGTAGAAAGTGTAAAGATCAATGGAGTGCTGACACCAGTACTGCTTCGCATGGATGAAAATGAAGAATATGAAATGGTGTCCGGTCACAGAAGAATGCATGCAGCACAGCTTGCAGGACTGACGACTATTCCGGCTATCGTAAGAGAATTATCAGATGATGATGCCATTGTAGCTATGGTGGACGCTAACATTCAGCGAGAGGAATTGTTGCCGGGTGAAAAAGCTTTTGCTTACAAAATGAAACAAGAGGCCATGAAACACCAAGGTTCTCGGACAGACTTGACTTTGGGACAAAATGTCCCAAAGTTCAAAAGAACAACGGAAGCAATTGCGGATGGGACAGGTGAAAGTTATAAACAGATTCAGCGTTACATTCGACTGACAGAGTTAATTCCGGAACTTCTTGATCTGGTAGATAACAAAAAGCTTCAGTTCACGGTTGCTGTTAATATCTCCTATATCGATAAGGAAGTACAGGAATGGATTTACGAATATATTAGCGACACTGGATTTATCAAGCCAAAACAGATTGCAACACTCAGAAATCAACTGAATGATGGGCCAATCAATCAGATTCAGATGTTATCAATTTTCAATAACTGTGTGATGGCAAAGAAAGTATCCCGGTCTCTCACATTCTCGGAAAAGAAACTGACAAAGTACTTTCCGGATGATTACACAGCCAAAGATATGGAACAGGTGATTGAATCATTATTAGAAAAATGGACGCAGGAACAGTCCTGTTAAAGATAGAAAAAGCTAAGAAAACAAAGTCAAAGAAGTTTAAAAAGAGGACTTCTTAGCAGAAAATGAAAGGAGGAAATTATGGAGAAAAAAATGACATTTAATTATTTTTACGGTACCGAAGCTGATCTGTTCAGCTTCTACCGTATACCAAAAGCATTATTTACAGACAGCTATTTTAAAGATTTATCGAGCGATGCTAAAATTTTATATGGACTGATGTTGGATCGAATGTCTCTTTCCATCAAGAATCAGTGGTTTGATGACAAAAACAGAGCATATATCTACTTTTCCATCGAAGATATCATGGAATTACTGAACTGTGGCAGAAATAAAGCCATCAAATCCATGAGAGAACTGGATGACGAAACAGGGATTGGCCTGATTGAGAAACGCAGACAGGGATTTGGAAAGGTGAACGTTATCTACGTGAAAACCTTTATGCCTGAGAAAACAGATGAGAAAAAATTTGAAGAGGAATTAAAGAAGTTTAAAAAACAAACTTCTGTGGAAAATGAGGAACCTACAGAAGTTTACAATTCAAACTTCATGAAGTCCCAAAATCAAACTTCTAGAAGTCCCGAAAACAAACTTCAAGAAGTTTACATTTCAAACCCTAATAATACTAATCTTAGTGATACTGAAATGAATGATAATAAATCTAATCCTATCATATCTGTGGATGAGAAAAGATTTGATAGCGATAATCGCTCTGAGGATTATCAGGCTTATGAAAACCTTGTCAAAGAGACCATTGATTATGAATCACTGGAAGTAACCCATCATGACGATATGCGACAGGTAGATGAAATTGTGAACCTGATCGTAGAAACTGTGATGTGTAAAAATGACAAGATATTGATTGCCAGCGATTGGTATCCGGCATCACTGGTGAAGAAAAAATTTCTGATGCTGACCTATTCACATATCGAGTATGTCTTACACTGTATGAGTGGTAACACCACAAAGGTGAAGAACATCAAGAAATATTTATTAGCAGCCCTGTTTAATGCACCGTCAACGATGAACGGGTATTATCAGGCAGAGGTGAACCATGATATGCCAGGACTGGTAAGATAGGAGGTGCACATGTTTATTTTAAAACTTGCTGGGAAGATATTATTACTGCCGGTATGGCTGATCCTTTTTGTGATCGGCCTGGCAGTAAAGATGACAGTACAGACTTATGCAGTTGTCAGAGGAATCCTTGGATTTATATTCACTTTGTTGATTATAGCGACTGCATACTGTTACCATGACTGGGTACAGGTTGCATTTCTGTTTTCGCTGAGTGTAAT
The sequence above is drawn from the Anaerostipes hadrus ATCC 29173 = JCM 17467 genome and encodes:
- a CDS encoding ParA family protein; this encodes MCKVISVVNQKGGVGKTTTTVNVGIGLAREGKKVLLIDADPQGSLTASLGYEEPDDLRITLATIMMDVINEEEISLEDGILHHQENVDLLPANIELSALEVTMGNVMSREMIMKEYIDAIRCRYDYILIDCMPSLGMMTINALVSSDSVLIPVQAAYLPVKGLQQLIKTILTVKKRLNRKLAIEGILLTMVDFRTNYARDIASRVHTTYGSQIEVFENVIPMSVKAAETSAEGKSIYMHCPKGKVAEAYMNLTQEVLKNEK
- a CDS encoding ParB/RepB/Spo0J family partition protein encodes the protein MKNRSGEKIKLASIDELLGVVNEESAMEIEISKIHPFKNHPFKVLDDEKMQDLVESVKINGVLTPVLLRMDENEEYEMVSGHRRMHAAQLAGLTTIPAIVRELSDDDAIVAMVDANIQREELLPGEKAFAYKMKQEAMKHQGSRTDLTLGQNVPKFKRTTEAIADGTGESYKQIQRYIRLTELIPELLDLVDNKKLQFTVAVNISYIDKEVQEWIYEYISDTGFIKPKQIATLRNQLNDGPINQIQMLSIFNNCVMAKKVSRSLTFSEKKLTKYFPDDYTAKDMEQVIESLLEKWTQEQSC
- a CDS encoding DUF6017 domain-containing protein, translating into MEKKMTFNYFYGTEADLFSFYRIPKALFTDSYFKDLSSDAKILYGLMLDRMSLSIKNQWFDDKNRAYIYFSIEDIMELLNCGRNKAIKSMRELDDETGIGLIEKRRQGFGKVNVIYVKTFMPEKTDEKKFEEELKKFKKQTSVENEEPTEVYNSNFMKSQNQTSRSPENKLQEVYISNPNNTNLSDTEMNDNKSNPIISVDEKRFDSDNRSEDYQAYENLVKETIDYESLEVTHHDDMRQVDEIVNLIVETVMCKNDKILIASDWYPASLVKKKFLMLTYSHIEYVLHCMSGNTTKVKNIKKYLLAALFNAPSTMNGYYQAEVNHDMPGLVR